GGCGCCGCGCTGCTCCTGACCTGCACCTCCCTGTCCCCCACGCTGCTGCTGCCCCTGCTCGCCCTCTCGCTGCTGGTGCCGACGCTGTCCGCCCTGCAAGACCCCCGGAGTTACCGATGACGCACACTGCCGCCTCCCTCCCCACCTCCTCCCACTCCTCCTCCGGGCGCCCGCTCGTCGCCGTGACCGGCGCGGACGGCTTTATCGGGTCGCACCTGACCGAGGAACTCGTCCGGGCGGGCTACCGCGTCCGCGCGATGGCGATCTACAACTCGCAGGGGTCGTACGGCTGGCTCGACACGCTGGCGCCCGAGGTTCTGGAGCACGTCGACGTGCAGCTCGGTGACGTGCGCGACGCGGGGAGCGTGCGGGCGCTGATGCTGGGAGCGCACACGGTGTACCACCTCGCCGCGCTGATTGCCATTCCGTACTCGTACGTGGCGCCGCGCTCGTACGTGGAGACGAACGTCACCGGCACCCTGAACGTGCTGGAGGCGGCGCGCGACCTCGGCACCGGGCGGGTCGTCCACACGAGCACGAGCGAGGTGTACGGCACCGCCCGCACCGTGCCCATCCACGAGTCGCACCCCCTCCAGGGGCAGTCGCCGTACTCGGCCACCAAGATCGGGGCGGACAAGCTCGCCGAGAGCTACCACCTCAGCTTCGGGCTGCCCGTCGTGACCCTGCGCCCCTTCAACACCTACGGCCCCCGGCAGTCCGCCCGCGCCGTCATTCCCACCGTGATCAGCCAGATCGCGGCGGGCCGCACCGAGATCCGCCTGGGCGACCTGCGCCCCACCCGCGACTTCAACTTCGTGGCCGACACCGCCCGCGCCTTCCGCGCGGTGGGCGAGGCCGGGGACGAGGTGCTGGGCCGGGTGCTCAACGCCGGGTCGGGCCGCGAGATCAGCGTGGGGGACACGGTGCGGCTGATCGCGCAGGTCATGGGCCGCGAGGTGGAGGTCGTGCAGGAGGACATCCGCCTGCGCCCGGAGGGGAGTGAAGTCATGCGCCTGCTCGCCGACGCCTCGGCCCTGCGCGAGCTGACCGGGTGGGCGCCCCAGGTCTCCCTGGAGGAGGGCCTGCGCCGCACCGCCGAGTGGTTCACGAACCCCGCCCACCTCGCCCGCTACCGGGTGGGCGAGTACACCGTCTGAGCTGGAATCCGCCTGAATGTCCACTCCCGGCCCGCCGGGAAAGCGAAAGGAGCGAAACCATGCACGCAGTGATTCTCGCCGGAGGTAAAGGGACCCGCCTGCGCCCGTACACCACCTGCGTTCCCAAGCCCCTGGTGCCCATCGGGGACACCTACTCGATCCTGGAGATCGTGCTGATGCAGCTGCGGCGCTCGGGCTTCACGGGCGTCACCCTGGCGATCGGGCACATGGGGCACCTGATCCGCGCCTTCGTGGGCGACGGCAGCCGCTACGGCCTGACCGTGAACTACACCGACGAGGAGACGCCGCTGGGGACCATTGGACCGGTCCTGAACGTGCTCGACACCCTGCCGGGGCACTTCCTGATCATGAACGGGGACGTGCTGACCGACCTCGACTACGGGGCCTTCCTGCGCCGCCACACCCGCAGCGGGCGGCCCGTGACCGTCGCCACCTACCGCCGCGAGATTCGCAGCGAGTTCGGGGTGCTCGACGTGGACGGGGAAGGCGGTGAGGGCAGCATCGTGGCCTTCCGGGAAAAACCTACCGTGCAGTTCCAGGTCAGCATGGGCGTGTACGCGATGACCCGCGAGACGCTGCGGCGCTATGCGCCCGGGCAGGTCCTCGGCTTCGACACCCTGATGCTCGACCTGCTCGCCGCCGGGGAACACCCGGGCAGCGACCTCTTCGGCGGCTACTGGCTCGACATCGGGCGCCCCGAGGACTACGACACCGCAAACGCCCAGTGGCTGAGCATGGCGCCCGTGCTGCTGCCCGACCTCGTGCAGGGCAGCGCGGCGGACTGAGGCCCGGATGACGCCCGCTTCCCCCCCCACCGCCTTGCTGCTCGGCGCAAACGGCTTTCTCGGCGGGCACCTTCACCGCGCACTGGGGGAGGCCGGGCTGGACGTGCGCCTGCCCCCCGCCCACACCGACCTGACGGCGCTGCCGGAGGCCGAATGGGACGCCCTGCTCGAAGGCGCGGCTGTGATCGTGAACGCGGCGGGGCGCACGGAGGGAGACCTTCCGACGCTGACGCGGGCGAACGTGCTCCTCCCCGCCCGGGTGCTGGACGGCGCGGCGCGCACGGGTGCCCGGGTGATTCACCTCGCCTCCGCCGCCGAGTACGGTCCAGTCCCCGAGGGGCACGCCTCGCGCGAGGACGACCCCACCCGCCCCGTCTCGCCCTACGGCGCGACGAAGCTTGCCGGGACGCTGCTGCTGGACGAGGCCGCCCGCGCGGGCCGGGTGGACGCGGTGGCCCTGCGCCTGACCAACCCGGTCGGGGCCGGCATGAACGCGGGCACGCTGCCGGGCCGCGCCGCGCGGGAGTTGCGGGCGGCAGATGGACAAACCCCCCTTCGCTTCGGCCCCCTGGGTGCCAGACGCGACTTCGTGAGCGTCCGCGACGTGACCCGCGCCGTCCTCCACGTCCTGCCCGGCCAGCCCGGCGCCGAACTGCGCGGCGTGGTGAACGTCGGCAGCGGCGAGGCCCGGCCCGTGCGCGACCTCGTGACCGTCCTCGCCCGGTTGTGCGGCTTCAGGGGCGGGTGGCACGAGGACGTCCCCGGCAGCCCCCGCAGCGGCGACGTGCCCTACCAGCGGGCCGACCTCACGCGCCTGCAAGCCTCCGGATTCACGCCCCTCCACACCCTCGAAGACGCCCTGGCCGAGCTGCTCGCGGCCCTGCCTGCCTCCCCGACCCTGCAAGGAGCCCCATGAAAACCCTCTCCCCCCTCCTGCCCCTGACGCTTCTCCTCGCCCTGACTGCCTGTGGAGGCGGCCCCACGACGCCGAGCCCTGATCCGAGCGGCGAGGTCGTGGGCGAGAATGGCGTCAAGCTCAGCGAGATCGCCCGCTACGGCGAGCCGCTCCATGCGGGCCACCACCACCCCGTGACCCCCGCCGGGGCCGTCCCCGGTGCCCCTCCCGGCGTCGTGGGTCCGCAGGGCCTGGGAAGGGCCGGACGCCCCGACCTGAGCGCCGCCCGGCTCGGTCCCGCCACGGTTCCCCATTCGGGGGCCCTGCGGTCCCAGGCTCTGCCTGCGAACGCGCAGACGAACAAGGTCGCGCTGAAGATCCTGGTGCTACACGCGGGTGCGGGGGACTTCGGCCTCGGCTCGGCCCGGGCACTGCTGCGCCAGCATGGCATCCCCTTCGACACCCTCGACGCGACCACCCAGGCACTGACCCCCGACCGGCTGGTCGGCCCCGACGGGGTGGGCCGCTACTCGGGCGTCATCCTGGCGAGCAATGCCCTGACGGCCGAGAGTTCGCCCGGCGTGTACACGAGCGCGCTGGATGATGCCGAATGGGCCACCCTGTTCGGATACGAGGCGGCGTTCAAGGTGCGCCAGCTCGCCCTCTTCGGTTACCCCGGCGTGACCCCCGAGGACTACGGCCTGCGCGCGGTGCCGGGCACCGAGACGGCGAACACCGACGCCAGCCTTACCGCCAGCGGGCGCGGGGTGTTCAGCGACCTGACGAACCAGGCGGTGCCCGTGCGGCTGGCCTACACCTACCCCAGCCGCCTGGAGAGCGTGCCCGGCGTGAGCACCCAGCCCCTGCTGCAAGATGGGGCCGGAAACGTCTTGGCGGTCACGAGCACCGCCGCCGACGGGCGCGAGCGGCTGCTGCTGACCGTGGCCGAGAACGAGTACATGAACCACACCCAGCTTCTCGGGCCGGGGCTGATCGGGTGGCTCACGCGCGGCGTCTTCCTGGGCGAGTACCGGCGCTTCCTGGGGGTGGACATCGACGACTGGTTCGCCGCCGACGACCGCTACGACGCCGTCACGCGCACCCTCGCCACCGACAGCTACCGCCTGGGGGTCTCCGACGCCCTGGCGACCAAGACCCAGCAGGAGACGGTGCGGCGCGACTTCCCGGTCGCTGCGAACTTCCGCTACGCGATCATGTACAACGGCCTGGGCGCCGACGTGCTCGCGCCGCGCACCTGCACGCCCGGGAGCAATGTCAAGGACCCCCTCAGCGCGGTCAGCAAGTGCCTGCGTGCCGATTTCGACTGGGTCAACCACACCCGCGACCACCCGCTGATGGACGTCATGAACCGGCAGGACAGCTTCGACCAGATCTTCCAGAACACCCTGATCGGCCTCTTCATGGGCCTGAAGCTCAGCGAGAAGAGCCTGGTGACGGGCGAGATGAGCGGGCTGGGCTACAAGGAGCCCGCCGACGGCCAGCCCAAGCAGGACTACGGCCTGGGGGCGAGCAACCCGGCGATGCTCCAGGCGGCGCAGGCCAGCGGCGTGCGCTACCTCGCCTCCAACCGCAGCGTGGCGAGCCAGTGGAACGCGAACTGCCCGAGCTGCGGCATCTTCCACCCCATGAACTCCAGCATCCTGCTCGTGCCGCGCTGGCCGGTCAACGTCTACTACTACGCGACCACCCCCGACGAGGCCGTCACGAGCTACAACGCGGTGTACGGCCCCGGCGGCACCGCCCCCTACTGGCCGAGCAACCTCACCTATGGCCAGTTCCTGGACCGGGAGAGCGACCTGGGCTTCCAGCACGTGCTCTCGGGCGCCGCGTGGCCCCACTACATGCACCAGACGAACCTGAACCAGTACGCCCCGGGCCGCAGCCTGGCGACCGACTGGGTGCGGGCCGTGCTGACGAAGTACGCCGCCGCGAGCACCCTGCCCCTGAACACGCTGCGCTGGAACGACCTGGGCGCCTACGTGGAAGCCCGCACCCGCTACGAGGGCGCCAAGGACAGCCTTACGGCCGTGTGGGACCGCTCGACGAATACCGTGCGGGTCAGCGGCCCCTCGGGCACCCCCCGCATCTTCATGACGGGCACGGCGGGTCCCTCGGGCGCGAGTGTCGAGACCTACGGCGGGCGCTCCATCGCCCTCTTCCCCGTCGGCACGGGCGGCACCACCGTCACCGTCACCCCGCGCTGATCCGGGCTTGCGGTGAGTCGAAGACGAGCCCGACCGAAGGGAGCAGCAAGTGAAGACCGGCTTGCGGAGATGGAAGGACTTGCGGTGTCCTGGCTGGAAGTTCTGGAATCGGAGCAAGTCGGCCTGAGGGGCTCTCACGCCGTCTACTACGGCCCGGGTGGGGCGGAGGCGCTGCGAACGCTGGGGAGGTTCGGCATGGTGGTCGTGCAGCCGGGCCTCTACCGCCCCGCCGACCTGCGCGCCCTGCGGGAGGGAGGCACCCGCGTCCTGGGTTACCTCAGCGTGGGCGAGGACCACCCGCTCGGCGACCGGGCCTGCGTGCCGGGGAGCCAGCCCTACCACCGGGCGGTGAACGCGCACTGGGGGAGCGTGGCTGTGGACGCGGCGCATCCCGGCTGGCGCGAAGTGCTGCTTGAACGTGCCGCCGAAGCCCTCGCCCACACGGACGGCCTGCTCCTCGACACGCTGTGCAGTGCCGAGGGGGACGCCACGCTGGGCCGGGTGCGCGACGTGCGGGAGGCGTGGCCGGGCGCATGGCTGCTCGCCAACCGGGGCTTTTCCCTGCTGCCCGGCCTGGCTGCCCTGGTGGACGGCGTGCTCATCGAGGCGTTCGGGACCACCCACACGCCCCGGTACGCGCTCCATGATCGAATGGGCCTCGACTACACCACCCACTGGCTCGCCGCCTGCCGCACGTCTGGCCTGGAAGTGCTCGCCCTCGACTACGCCGATACTTCCGCGCTCGCGGACCTCGCCCGCGTTCACGCTGCCCGGTGGGACGTGCCTACCTTCGTGACCGACCGCGCCCTCTCCCTTCCCGGAGGCCACCCCTGATGTTCCGCCCCGCCCTCCTGCTCACTGCCCTGCTGTGTGGATGTGCCGCCGCCGACGGCAATTCCAGCCGTACGGACCCCGCCCCCACCCGTCACGCCCAGCTCGCCGCCGTCCGCACCTGGGGTGTCCAGCTCACCGGGTACGGGGACGCGGGGCTGCGTGGCGTGCGGGACTCCTCGTTCGATCTCGTCGTCGTCGACCCCAGCCGCTGGGGGGACGGGGGCGACTGGACCCCGGCGGAGGTGCGGGAGGCCGCACACGGGCGCCTGCTGATCGCCTACCTCAGCCTGGGGGCCGCCGAGAATTTCCGCGCGTACTGGCAGCCGGGGTGGCGGATCGGTCAACCCGCGTGGCTCCTGCGCGCCGATCCCGACTGGCCCGGCAACTACGACGTGGCGTACTGGGACCCCGCGTGGCAGGCCCTCGCCCTGCGTGAACTCGACCGGGTGATCGACCAGGGCTTCCACGGCGCGTACCTCGACCTGATCGACGCCTACGAGCTTCACCCGGCCCGGCCCGGCGCCCCTGCCGAGATGGTGGAGTGGGTCTGCCGCGCCGCCGCCCACGCCCACGCCCGCGACCCCGAGTTCCTGATCATTCCGCAAAACGCCGCCGACCTTATCCGTGACCCGCGCTACGCCGCCTGCGTGGACGCGACCGGGCAGGAGGAGACCTTCGTCTACGCCACGGATCACCCCACGGACGCGGAACGTCAGGCGGGGCAACTCGCGCTCTACCGGTTGTGGAGGGCGGCGGGCAAGCCGGTCCTGACCCTGGATTACGCCACGGACCCGGCCCTCGTGCGGACGACGTACGAGCGGGCGCGGACCTCGGGGCTGGTGCCCTATGTCACGGGCGTGGGGCTGGACAGGCTGACACCCGGGCGCTGACCTGAGTTTTTTCTCCCCCTGCGGGAGAGGGCCGGGGAGGGAGGCCTGTGACCCGCGCCACTTGCCCCCCCCACAAGGGGGCCTGGGCCTTCCCACTGGCCCCGGACGCCCGGCCCGTTCACCCCCACCCAGCCTCCCCCTCAAGGGGGAGGGACTTTTTTGGCGGCCCACACAGCTTCTCTCTTCTATGAGTGACTTCCTGGTGGCCGCCTGGCCGGGAGGACGGATCCGGGCTGCGCCGTTCCCCTTCCCGCTCAAAAGGCAACCCAAGCTCATGGCACCACGGATGAGGCTGGCTAGAATCGGGCCAGACCGCCTGGCAGCTTGACCGGAAGCTTGCCCCGCCTCCACCCCTCCCCCATCCCCAGGAGGAACCCTATGGCCCGGCCCGTGCTGCTCACCGTCGACGACGACCCGCAGGTGTTGCGGGCGGTGGAGCGGGACCTGCGCGCCCGCTACCGCGAGGGCTACCGCATCCTGCGCGCCTCCTCGGGGGCCGAGGCCCTGGCGGCCCTGCGCGAACTGGAGGAACGCGGCGCCCCGGTCGCCCTGATCGTGTCCGACCACCGGATGCCCGAGATGGACGGGGTGGAGTTCCTGCGGGAGTCAGGGAAGCTCTTTCCCGAGACCAAGCGGGTGCTGCTCACCGCCTATGCCGACACCGACGCCGCGATCCGGGCGATCAACCAGGCGGGGGTGGACCGCTACCTCCTCAAGCCCTGGGACCCGCCCGAGGAGGGGCTGTACCCGGCGCTCGACGATCTGCTCGCCGAGTGGCAGGCGGCCTACCGCCCCGCCTTCGAGGGGGTGCGGGTGCTGGGGAGCCGCTGGTCCCCGCGCGCCTATGAGCTGCGGGAATTCCTGGCGCGCAACCACGTGCCCTACCGCTGGCTGGACATCGAGGCCCAGGAGCGCGACCCCGAGGTGCGCCGACTGGCGGGGACGCTGGACGAATCCCCCGTCCTGCCGCTCGTGGTGCTGCCGGACGGCACGCGGCTGGAGTCGCCCACCCCCGCCGAATTGAGCGGGCACGTCGGCCTGCGGACCCGGGCCGAGGGGGACTTCTACGACCTGGTCATCGTGGGGGGCGGACCGGCGGGGCTGGCGGCGGCGGTGTACGGGGCCTCGGAGGGGCTGAGGACCCTGCTCGTCGAGCGCGAGGCGCCGGGTGGGCAGGCGGGGCTGAGTTCGCGGATCGAGAACTACCTGGGCTTCTCGACCGGCATCTCGGGCAGCCGCCTGGCGCAGGAGGCGGTCACCCAGGCCAGGAGATTCGGGGTGGAGATCGTCGCCCAGACCGTCACCGGCCTGCGCGCCGACGGCCCCTACCGGGTGCTGGAACTCGCGGACGGTTCGGAGGTGAGCAGCCACGCCGTGGTCATCGCCACCGGGGTGCAGTGGCGCAAGCTGGACATGCCGGGGATGGACCGCCTTCAGGGCGCGGGCGTGTACTACGGGGCGGGGACCACGGAGGCCCTGGCCTGCCGGGACGAGACGGTGTACATCATCGGCGGGGCGAATTCGGCGGGGCAGGCGGCGATGAACTTCTCGCGCTTCGCCCAGGAGGTGGTGATGCTGGTGCGCGGCCCGAGTCTCACCGCCACGATGTCGCAGTACCTCATCGAGCAGATCGAGGAGACGCCCAATATCCGGGTGGAGCTGAATTCGAGCGTGGTTGACGTCCACGGCGGGGAGCGTCTGACCGCCATCGACGTGTTCTGCTCCCAGAGCGGGGAGACGCAGAGCCTGCCCGCCACCTCCCTCTTCATCTTCATCGGGGCCGAGCCGGGCACCGACTGGCTCGCGGGCAGCGTTGAGCGCGACGGGCGCGGGTTCGTCCTCTCGGGGCCGGACCTGATGCGGGATGGGCAGCGACCCCCCGGCTGGCCGCTTGACCGCGACCCGGGATTGCTGGAGACGAGCGTGCCCGGCGTGTTCGTGGTGGGCGATGTTCGCAAGGGCTCGGTCAAGCGCGTGGCCTCGGGGGTGGGCGAGGGCTCGGTGGCGATCTCCTTCGTCCACCAGTACCTGGCAAACGTATGAGCGGGACCGACCTCGTCGCCGCCCTGCGCCGGGTGCGGGTCTTCCAAGATCTGCCCGAGGAGGATCTGGCGTGGCTGGCCGCTCAGGGCCGCGAGGCGCGCTACGCGGAGGGCGAGGTGGTGAACCGGCAGGGCGCCCCCGCCGACCACATGCTGATCTTTCTGGAGGGCGGTGTGGAGGCCCGGCGCGAGGAGGAGGGGCTGGTCGGGCGCCGCTACATCGCCCGGGCGGGTGAGCCCGACGAGGTGAGCGGCAAACTGCCGTACTCACGCCTGACCAACTTTCCCTCGACCTCACGCACGCTCGCGCCGACCTGGCTGCTGCGCCTTCCCGAGAGTGCCTTTCCCGAGATGCTGGCCCGGATGCCCACGCTTGGCCCGCGCCTGGTCGCCGTGATGGCCGACCGCATCCGCGACGCCACCCAGGGGGAATCCCAGCGGGAGCAGCTCCTCGCCCTGGGCCGCCTCTCGGCCGGGCTGGCGCATGAACTCAACAACCCGGCTGCGGCGGGAAAGCGGGCCGCGGCCAGTTTGAGAGGCGCCCTGGCGGAACTGTCCGGGGCCGGGGAGCGGCTGGAGGGGCACTGCCTGGAGCGGGAGGCCCGGGCGGCCCTCGGGGCCTTCGAGCGCCGCGCCGCCGGGGACCGCCCGCGCCCCGCCCTCTCCCCCCTCGACCGGGGCGACCGCGAGGACGAGCTGGCGGGCTGGCTGGAGGACCGCGGGGTGCCCGGTGCCTGGGACCTCGCCCCCGGGCTGGTCGAGGCGGGCGTCGAGCCCGGCGAGCTGGAGGGGCTGGCGAAGCTCATCCCCGAGGCCGCCCTGGGCGACGCCGTGCGGCACCTGACCGCCACCCTGGCCGTCGAGGCCCTCACCCGCGAGGTGGAGGACAGCACGGGGCGCATCTCGGAGCTGGTCGGCGCGATCAAGGAGCACACCCACCTCGACCGGGCGCCGCGCGGGCCGGTGGACGTGCGCCGGGGGCTGGACAGCACCCTCACCATCCTGGGGCACAAGCTGCGCGGGGGCGTGCGGGTCGAGCGCGACTATGCCCCGGACGTGCCCACAGTCGAGGCGAACGCGGGCGAACTCAACCAGGTCTGGACCAACCTGATCGACAACGCCATCGACGCGATGAAGGGGCGGGGCCACCTGCTCGTGCGGGCCGGGCGCGAGGGCGACCACCTCCTCGTCGAGATCGTGGACGACGGCCCCGGCATCCCGCCGGACGTCCAGCCGCACATCTTCGAGCCCTTCTTCACCACCAAGGGGGTCGGGGCGGGGAGCGGGCTGGGCCTGGACATCTCGGGGCGGATCGTCCGGGGGCACCGGGGGGAGATCCGCGTGACCTCGCGGCCCGGCGAGACCCGCTTTCAGGTCCGCCTGCCGATAAGGTGAGGGGAGCGACGTGTTCGGGCGCGTGTGGCGGGGCCTGTTCGGCCCACCGGCCCGGCTGCGGCCCCTCCAGCAGCCCGAGACGGGGCGGCACGCGAGCTGGCTGGAACTGTTCTTCGACCTGGTCTTCGTGGTCGCCGTCTCGCAGGTCGCCCATCTGCTGGGCGGCGACCTCACCCCGGCGGCCCTGGCGCAGTTCGCGGCGCTGTTCACGCTGGTGTGGTGGTCGTGGCTGGGTTACACCTTCTACGCGGACTTCTTCGAGTCCGACGACCTGTTCTACCGCCTGACCATGTTCTCAGGCATGTTCGGCATGGCGGCGCTGGCGGTGAGCGCGCCGCACGCCCTGGACGGCGGGGCGGTTCCCTTCGTGTGGTCCTTCCTGGCGGTGCGCGCCTTCCTGCTGCTGCTGTACCTGCGGGCGCGGGTGCAGGTGCCGGTGGCCCGCGCCTTTGCCGACCGCTTCCTGCTGGCCTCCGGGGCCGGAGCGACTTTCTGGCTGTCCTCCCTGTTCGTTCCGGATTCGCTGCGGCCCTGGCTGTGGGCCGTGGGATTTGTGGTCGAGGCGACGTCCCTGTGGGTCCGCAACGGGCAGCTTCGCGCGCTGCCCTTCGACAGCGAGCACATCCCCGAACGCTTCGGCCTCTTCGTGATCCTGGTGCTGGGCGAGGCGGTGCTGGCCGTCACGGGCGGCATCGCCGGGGAGGAGTGGGGCGTGCGGGCGGTGCTTGTGGGCGCGCTGTGCTTCGGCCTGGCCGCCTCGCTGTGGTGGCTGTACTTCGACTTCACGGAGACGGGGGGTGCCCGCGGCGGCTGGTCGTGGCGGACCCAGGAGTACATCTACAGTCACCTGCCGCTCGCGCTGGGCCTGGTGCTCGTGGGCGTGGGCGCCGAACACGCGATCCTGGAGGCGGAGGAGGCGACGCTGCCGCCCGAGGCCCGCCTCCTGCTTGCGGGCGGCTCGGCCCTCGCGCTGCTCGCCATGACGGCGCTGCGGCTCTCGGCGGGGGGGGCACCGCCTGCTGTGGGTGCGTGGTGGGGTGATCGCCGCGCTCCTCGTCTGGCTGGGGCTGGGCGTGCCCCCGGTTCCCTGGGTCGCTGGAACCCTGGCCCTGCTCGCCGGACTCGTCGTCCTGGAGGCGCGGGCGGCGAACCGGCTGGGCGGGCCGGAGGAGGCGGGCGCCGCCTTCCCCACCGAGGAGGAGACCCGGTTCGGCCGCTGCGCCCACGTCATGACGGGCGATCCGGTCGTCGCCCTCTCGGAGGGCTGCGAGGACTGCCGCCGCCTGAGCGACCCCTGGGTCGAGTTGCGCGTCTGCCTGACCTGTGGCTACGTGGGCTGCTGCGACTCCAGCAAGAACCGCCACGCGACCGCACACTTCCATGCGGAGGGACACCCGGTCATGCGCTCCTTTGAGCCGGGCGAGCGCTGGGCGTGGTGCTACGTTGACCAGCGCTACGTCGATCCTGGGGTCGAGGTGGAGGGCGCCCCGGCTTGAGACTGGACGTGAAGAAGGCGGAGTCTAATCCCGCCAGCGGCCCAATCCTCCATCCACCGTGCCAGAAAGGACCCCATGACCATCCTCCGCACCCCCGACGAAGCCTTCCGCGACCTCCCCGGTTACCCCTTCGCCCCGCACTACCTGGATGACCTGCCCGGCTCCGAGGGCCTGCGACTGCACTTCCTCGACGAGGGCTCCCGGGACGCGCCCGTCTTCCTGTGCCTGCACGGTGAGCCGTCGTGGAGCTACCTGTACCGCAAGATGATTCCGGTGTTCGTGGAGGCAGGTTTCCGCGCGGTCGCCCCCGACCTCTACGGCTTCGGCAAGTCCGACAAGCCCGCCGACGAGGGAGCGTACTCCTTCGACTTTCACCGCGCTTCGCTGCTGCGGCTCGTCGAACGCCTGAACCTGCGGGACATCACCCTCGTCGTGCAGGACTGGGGCGGGCTGCTGGGCCTCACGCTGCCGCTCGACCTGTCGGGGCGAGTCTCGCGCCTCCTCGTCATGAACACGGCGCTGGCAACCGGGGACATTCCGCTGGGACCGGGCTTCCTCGCGTGGCGCGCCTATGCGAACGCCCATCCCGACCTCGACGTGCCCGCCCTGTTCAAACGGTCGTGCCCGCAGATCTCGGACGGGGAGGCCGCGGCGTACGGCGCCCCCTTCCCGGACACGCGGTACAAGGCGGGGAGCCGCGCCTTTCCCAACCTCGTTCCTGATCGCCCGGACGCCCCGGGGGCCGAGCTGTCCCGCCGGGCGCGCGAGTGGTGGCGCTCGGCGTGGGCCGGGCAGAGCTTCATGGCCGTCGGCGTGCAGGACCCGGTGCTGGGGCCGCCCGCGATGAGCTCCCTCCGCTCGGTCATCCGGGGATGCCCGCCGCCCCTCGACATCCCGCACGGCGGCCACTTCGTGCCCGAGGACGCGGGGGACACCATCGCCATGAGCGCCCTCCAGGCGTTTGGGCTCTACGACTCGGGCAAGGGTGGGTCAGCCTGACGGATTGGAGGCAGGGCCACCGCCGGGTTGCAAGGTGGACACCACCAAAACCCCTCTGCTCCGCAGCTCTGCGAGTCCGGCCCTGCGGGCCACCACCTCGGGCTCACCTCTCAGGGGAGCCGTCAGCGAAGCCCACTGAGGGGTCGCCCGCCCGGCCTCATCGCCCAGCTACGTCCGCAGGTACGGCGCCAGCTGGGCGTCCAGCGTCCCCCTGGGCAGCGCGCCCACCCACGTCTCGGCCGGGCGGCCCTTCTCGAAGAGGATCAGGGTGGGGATGCTGCGGACCCCGTACCGCCCAGGCGCGTCCGGGTTGCGGTCCACGTCCAGCTTGACCACCTTGAGTTTCCCGGCGTGCTCGCGCGCGAGGTCTTCCAGCACGGGCGCGACCACGCGGCAGGGGCCGCACCAGTCCGCCCAGAAGTCCACGAGCACCGGGACGGAGGCCGTGACCTCGGCGTTAAACGTCGCGTCCGAGGCGCTGAGCAGCCACGGAAGGGCGTGACCGCAGCGCCCGCAGACCGGCACCTGCCCGGCGGGAGGGGCGCCCAGGCGGTTCTTCGCCCCGCAGTTCACACAGACAGCCACGTCACTCATGGGCGCTCTCCTGCCTCGTCTTTCCCGTCTCACCCGCCCCGCTCAGC
This window of the Deinococcus apachensis DSM 19763 genome carries:
- a CDS encoding NAD-dependent epimerase/dehydratase family protein codes for the protein MTPASPPTALLLGANGFLGGHLHRALGEAGLDVRLPPAHTDLTALPEAEWDALLEGAAVIVNAAGRTEGDLPTLTRANVLLPARVLDGAARTGARVIHLASAAEYGPVPEGHASREDDPTRPVSPYGATKLAGTLLLDEAARAGRVDAVALRLTNPVGAGMNAGTLPGRAARELRAADGQTPLRFGPLGARRDFVSVRDVTRAVLHVLPGQPGAELRGVVNVGSGEARPVRDLVTVLARLCGFRGGWHEDVPGSPRSGDVPYQRADLTRLQASGFTPLHTLEDALAELLAALPASPTLQGAP
- a CDS encoding nucleotidyltransferase family protein, producing MHAVILAGGKGTRLRPYTTCVPKPLVPIGDTYSILEIVLMQLRRSGFTGVTLAIGHMGHLIRAFVGDGSRYGLTVNYTDEETPLGTIGPVLNVLDTLPGHFLIMNGDVLTDLDYGAFLRRHTRSGRPVTVATYRREIRSEFGVLDVDGEGGEGSIVAFREKPTVQFQVSMGVYAMTRETLRRYAPGQVLGFDTLMLDLLAAGEHPGSDLFGGYWLDIGRPEDYDTANAQWLSMAPVLLPDLVQGSAAD
- a CDS encoding sensor histidine kinase encodes the protein MSGTDLVAALRRVRVFQDLPEEDLAWLAAQGREARYAEGEVVNRQGAPADHMLIFLEGGVEARREEEGLVGRRYIARAGEPDEVSGKLPYSRLTNFPSTSRTLAPTWLLRLPESAFPEMLARMPTLGPRLVAVMADRIRDATQGESQREQLLALGRLSAGLAHELNNPAAAGKRAAASLRGALAELSGAGERLEGHCLEREARAALGAFERRAAGDRPRPALSPLDRGDREDELAGWLEDRGVPGAWDLAPGLVEAGVEPGELEGLAKLIPEAALGDAVRHLTATLAVEALTREVEDSTGRISELVGAIKEHTHLDRAPRGPVDVRRGLDSTLTILGHKLRGGVRVERDYAPDVPTVEANAGELNQVWTNLIDNAIDAMKGRGHLLVRAGREGDHLLVEIVDDGPGIPPDVQPHIFEPFFTTKGVGAGSGLGLDISGRIVRGHRGEIRVTSRPGETRFQVRLPIR
- a CDS encoding UBP-type zinc finger domain-containing protein, producing MTGDPVVALSEGCEDCRRLSDPWVELRVCLTCGYVGCCDSSKNRHATAHFHAEGHPVMRSFEPGERWAWCYVDQRYVDPGVEVEGAPA
- a CDS encoding FAD-dependent oxidoreductase yields the protein MARPVLLTVDDDPQVLRAVERDLRARYREGYRILRASSGAEALAALRELEERGAPVALIVSDHRMPEMDGVEFLRESGKLFPETKRVLLTAYADTDAAIRAINQAGVDRYLLKPWDPPEEGLYPALDDLLAEWQAAYRPAFEGVRVLGSRWSPRAYELREFLARNHVPYRWLDIEAQERDPEVRRLAGTLDESPVLPLVVLPDGTRLESPTPAELSGHVGLRTRAEGDFYDLVIVGGGPAGLAAAVYGASEGLRTLLVEREAPGGQAGLSSRIENYLGFSTGISGSRLAQEAVTQARRFGVEIVAQTVTGLRADGPYRVLELADGSEVSSHAVVIATGVQWRKLDMPGMDRLQGAGVYYGAGTTEALACRDETVYIIGGANSAGQAAMNFSRFAQEVVMLVRGPSLTATMSQYLIEQIEETPNIRVELNSSVVDVHGGERLTAIDVFCSQSGETQSLPATSLFIFIGAEPGTDWLAGSVERDGRGFVLSGPDLMRDGQRPPGWPLDRDPGLLETSVPGVFVVGDVRKGSVKRVASGVGEGSVAISFVHQYLANV
- a CDS encoding NAD-dependent 4,6-dehydratase LegB; its protein translation is MTHTAASLPTSSHSSSGRPLVAVTGADGFIGSHLTEELVRAGYRVRAMAIYNSQGSYGWLDTLAPEVLEHVDVQLGDVRDAGSVRALMLGAHTVYHLAALIAIPYSYVAPRSYVETNVTGTLNVLEAARDLGTGRVVHTSTSEVYGTARTVPIHESHPLQGQSPYSATKIGADKLAESYHLSFGLPVVTLRPFNTYGPRQSARAVIPTVISQIAAGRTEIRLGDLRPTRDFNFVADTARAFRAVGEAGDEVLGRVLNAGSGREISVGDTVRLIAQVMGREVEVVQEDIRLRPEGSEVMRLLADASALRELTGWAPQVSLEEGLRRTAEWFTNPAHLARYRVGEYTV
- a CDS encoding MJ1477/TM1410 family putative glycoside hydrolase; translation: MFRPALLLTALLCGCAAADGNSSRTDPAPTRHAQLAAVRTWGVQLTGYGDAGLRGVRDSSFDLVVVDPSRWGDGGDWTPAEVREAAHGRLLIAYLSLGAAENFRAYWQPGWRIGQPAWLLRADPDWPGNYDVAYWDPAWQALALRELDRVIDQGFHGAYLDLIDAYELHPARPGAPAEMVEWVCRAAAHAHARDPEFLIIPQNAADLIRDPRYAACVDATGQEETFVYATDHPTDAERQAGQLALYRLWRAAGKPVLTLDYATDPALVRTTYERARTSGLVPYVTGVGLDRLTPGR